One genomic segment of Virgibacillus doumboii includes these proteins:
- a CDS encoding OsmC family protein, which translates to MAEHHFHLTADWPGGRNSTGSIEAGNLQTKISIPPEMDGPGVGTNPDEMLLGAAATCYLITLAAMIERAKLPLKEMSLQSEGIVDVTDGVFTYKKIIHKPVVELQEGSEKNDYKKLEKLVEKAESSCMISRAVKGNVEIELQPTVK; encoded by the coding sequence ATGGCGGAACATCATTTTCATTTAACAGCGGACTGGCCCGGCGGAAGAAATAGTACAGGCTCCATTGAAGCAGGGAATTTGCAGACGAAGATTTCCATACCACCTGAAATGGACGGCCCCGGCGTTGGGACAAACCCCGACGAAATGCTATTGGGTGCTGCCGCAACATGCTATCTGATCACACTGGCAGCAATGATCGAACGGGCAAAACTTCCATTAAAGGAAATGTCACTGCAATCAGAAGGCATTGTTGATGTAACCGATGGCGTTTTTACGTATAAAAAAATCATTCATAAACCTGTTGTCGAACTGCAGGAAGGTTCCGAGAAAAATGATTACAAAAAGCTGGAGAAACTGGTTGAAAAAGCGGAATCAAGCTGCATGATTTCCCGCGCTGTAAAAGGAAATGTGGAGATCGAGTTGCAGCCCACGGTAAAATAA
- a CDS encoding Ku protein codes for MHTMWKGTISFGLVNIPVKMHAATENKDVKLRQLHKECQSPIKYKRTCPNCDREVESDEIVKAYEYAKNKFVVLDDEDLENLKKEQGDKAVEIMDFVKLDEIDPIYFEKSYYLSPSEGGGKAYSLLRSALEETGKIGIAKMMIRSKEQLAVIRIYKNTLVVETIHYPDEVRDVQDVPNVPEESNTAEKELDTAKMLIDQLSTEFDPEKYKDEYRTALLDLIEEKKNQDETATAKEKPKPDNVTNLMDALQASLDRAEKDKPKTKRKSKTATQKKKVAR; via the coding sequence ATGCACACGATGTGGAAAGGAACAATCAGTTTCGGACTGGTGAATATTCCGGTGAAAATGCATGCTGCAACTGAAAACAAAGACGTAAAGTTACGGCAGTTGCATAAGGAATGTCAGTCCCCAATAAAGTATAAACGCACATGTCCTAATTGTGATCGTGAAGTGGAAAGCGATGAAATTGTAAAAGCTTATGAATATGCCAAAAATAAGTTCGTCGTCCTCGATGATGAAGACCTGGAAAATCTGAAAAAAGAACAGGGTGACAAAGCAGTAGAAATAATGGATTTTGTAAAATTGGACGAGATTGATCCGATTTATTTTGAAAAGAGCTATTACCTGTCCCCGAGTGAGGGCGGGGGAAAAGCCTATTCGCTGTTAAGGTCGGCACTTGAAGAAACCGGGAAGATTGGCATTGCCAAAATGATGATTCGGTCAAAAGAGCAATTGGCGGTAATTCGGATTTACAAAAACACGCTAGTTGTGGAGACAATCCATTATCCTGATGAAGTGCGTGACGTCCAGGATGTTCCTAATGTTCCGGAAGAATCCAACACAGCCGAGAAAGAACTGGACACAGCCAAAATGTTGATCGATCAGCTGTCGACGGAATTTGACCCTGAAAAATATAAAGATGAATACCGTACTGCTTTGCTCGATTTAATTGAGGAGAAGAAAAACCAGGACGAAACTGCAACGGCAAAAGAAAAGCCGAAACCGGATAATGTCACCAATCTGATGGACGCACTTCAAGCATCACTGGACCGGGCGGAAAAGGACAAACCCAAAACCAAACGGAAATCAAAAACCGCTACACAAAAGAAGAAGGTGGCAAGGTAA
- a CDS encoding DNA ligase D, which translates to MKPIASAEIPTGTEWVYEVKYDGFRCVLHWERDSVRLISRNDTDLTANFPELIEECQLHQALVEEVLPLKLDGELVVLNNRYQANFSLLQKRGRLKNKDAIMEAAASRPVSFMAFDLLEHGGASLVKKTFKERKQKLGDIFKEDTIGDCIRFVPFQEDSDALWQDIFEYKAEGMVAKRVDSLYEDAKKHRDWYKIKNWRTINGFLTFYDPKNDYFTVCIYDNEEVRSIGKCKHGLGEEEFSTLKDLFISKGTKEGNGYSLPPAICAEINTLDLYKSELREPEFSRLVPNKSAAECTVEKLKIDLAMLPEPVDVSNTEKTFWPDPGLTKGDMLVYMREIAPYMIPFLHNRRLTVIRCPDGVHGESFFQKHLPDYAPEFINSIEIDDEVFFTLNKLDALLWFANHGAIEYHIPFQTYTSEKPSEIVFDLDPPGREAFHLAVKAANLLKQILDNLELISFVKISGGKGLQVHIPIPAGSMTYEETGVFTQAIAWTLEQEYPDLFTTERLKNKRGDRLYIDYLQHGKDKTLVAPYSPRKRDDATVAAPLFWEEVNDDLAPSLFTIENTVERIHVNGCPFAAYFETGEKQHMDKILAMIQG; encoded by the coding sequence ATGAAACCAATTGCCAGCGCTGAGATTCCAACAGGGACAGAATGGGTTTATGAAGTTAAGTATGATGGATTTCGGTGTGTTCTTCACTGGGAGCGTGATTCTGTCCGGTTAATAAGCAGAAACGACACAGATCTTACCGCCAATTTTCCGGAACTTATTGAAGAATGCCAGCTGCATCAGGCTTTGGTTGAGGAAGTGCTGCCACTTAAACTGGACGGGGAATTAGTCGTATTGAATAATCGCTATCAGGCTAATTTTTCGTTACTTCAAAAACGAGGTCGGTTAAAAAACAAGGATGCGATTATGGAAGCCGCAGCCAGTCGCCCAGTGAGCTTCATGGCGTTTGACCTATTGGAGCATGGTGGTGCTTCTTTGGTAAAAAAAACATTTAAAGAACGCAAACAAAAACTCGGGGATATTTTTAAAGAGGATACCATTGGAGATTGTATCCGATTTGTTCCATTTCAGGAAGACTCTGATGCATTATGGCAGGATATTTTTGAGTATAAAGCTGAGGGTATGGTCGCTAAGCGGGTAGACAGCCTTTACGAAGATGCGAAGAAGCATCGGGATTGGTACAAGATTAAAAACTGGCGGACCATTAATGGATTTTTGACGTTCTATGATCCAAAGAATGATTATTTTACGGTTTGCATTTATGACAATGAAGAAGTTCGTTCCATTGGCAAATGCAAGCATGGTTTGGGTGAAGAAGAATTTTCAACCTTGAAGGATTTGTTCATTTCAAAAGGAACCAAAGAAGGGAATGGGTACAGCCTCCCCCCTGCAATATGTGCAGAAATTAATACGTTGGATTTATATAAAAGCGAATTGCGTGAGCCTGAGTTTAGCAGGCTGGTGCCAAATAAATCGGCAGCTGAATGTACAGTAGAGAAACTGAAGATTGATCTGGCAATGCTCCCCGAACCTGTTGATGTCTCAAACACGGAAAAGACTTTTTGGCCGGATCCCGGTTTAACAAAAGGTGATATGCTAGTTTATATGCGCGAAATTGCTCCATATATGATCCCCTTTTTACATAATCGCCGACTAACAGTTATTCGCTGTCCAGATGGGGTTCACGGAGAATCATTTTTTCAAAAACATCTGCCGGACTATGCTCCGGAATTCATTAACAGTATTGAAATAGATGATGAAGTTTTTTTCACACTGAATAAACTGGACGCCTTACTATGGTTCGCTAATCACGGGGCTATTGAGTATCACATCCCATTTCAGACCTATACGAGTGAGAAGCCGAGTGAAATCGTGTTTGATTTGGATCCGCCCGGGAGAGAAGCTTTTCATCTGGCAGTAAAGGCTGCCAATTTATTGAAACAGATTCTCGATAATCTCGAATTAATCTCGTTTGTTAAAATATCCGGCGGGAAAGGGCTGCAGGTGCACATTCCCATTCCCGCAGGCAGCATGACCTATGAGGAGACCGGTGTGTTTACCCAGGCAATCGCGTGGACACTGGAGCAGGAATATCCGGATTTGTTTACGACAGAACGGCTCAAAAATAAACGCGGCGACCGATTGTATATTGATTATTTGCAGCATGGTAAAGATAAAACGTTGGTTGCCCCCTATTCACCAAGAAAAAGAGACGATGCTACCGTCGCAGCACCATTATTTTGGGAAGAAGTGAACGATGATTTGGCGCCCAGCCTATTTACAATTGAGAACACTGTGGAGCGTATCCACGTGAATGGATGTCCGTTTGCAGCATACTTTGAAACGGGTGAAAAACAGCATATGGATAAAATTTTGGCGATGATTCAAGGTTGA
- a CDS encoding DUF488 domain-containing protein has protein sequence MPVNIKRIYDDVRNTDGVRVLVDRVWPRGMSKEKARLDHWMKEIGPSNELRKWFGHDPDKYEEFKKKYKEELENGEQQEELAKLKKLTKEHNKNVTLLFSAKDEEHNQARVLKEILDHQ, from the coding sequence GTGCCTGTGAATATAAAGCGAATTTATGATGACGTGCGTAATACTGATGGTGTGCGTGTTCTGGTTGACCGGGTGTGGCCACGAGGAATGTCCAAGGAAAAAGCCCGCCTGGATCACTGGATGAAAGAAATCGGCCCGTCCAATGAGTTGCGGAAATGGTTCGGACATGACCCTGACAAATATGAAGAATTTAAAAAGAAATATAAAGAAGAACTTGAAAACGGGGAGCAACAGGAAGAACTTGCGAAACTGAAAAAGTTAACCAAAGAGCATAATAAAAATGTGACATTATTATTTTCAGCAAAGGATGAGGAGCATAATCAGGCACGGGTTTTAAAAGAAATATTGGATCATCAATAA
- a CDS encoding acyltransferase family protein, with the protein MKRNAYFDNAKLVLIFLVVFGHMIQPFTDGSRGMNSLYLWIYTFHMPAFILLSGFFAKGSGNKKYITNLAKKLLLPYLIFQVIYTGYYFFIGKEGWQTGIFYPHWSLWFLFSLFSWHILLTWFKKIQALPGISISIAIGLIVGYFGEIGHTFSLSRTFVFFPFFLMGYWLTKEHVLFLKHKSVKIISFGIMAAAAVAIYIAPDFNSGWLLASKSYGDLGMPEFGVFARLLVYATAGIMTVSVLAWIPKTNTRLTHLGARTLYVYLLHGFFIQFFRQANWFEVNNLLDLVGLAVISGAIVLVLSCKPIQGIWQPFIEGKASIIKNTFRHRDNEKHQHHA; encoded by the coding sequence ATGAAGCGTAATGCATACTTTGATAATGCAAAGTTAGTTTTGATTTTTTTAGTCGTATTTGGTCATATGATACAGCCGTTCACTGACGGCTCACGTGGAATGAACTCACTATATTTATGGATATACACCTTCCATATGCCAGCATTTATATTATTGTCAGGTTTTTTTGCGAAAGGTTCAGGGAACAAAAAATATATCACCAATTTAGCCAAAAAATTGCTGCTGCCATATTTAATTTTCCAGGTTATTTATACCGGATATTATTTCTTCATTGGAAAAGAAGGCTGGCAAACGGGAATATTCTACCCGCATTGGTCACTATGGTTTCTGTTCAGCCTGTTCAGTTGGCACATTTTACTGACTTGGTTTAAAAAAATCCAGGCTTTACCCGGCATAAGCATTTCCATCGCCATCGGGTTAATTGTTGGTTATTTTGGCGAGATAGGACACACATTCAGCTTATCTCGGACCTTTGTATTTTTCCCATTCTTTTTGATGGGTTATTGGTTAACCAAAGAACATGTACTGTTTCTGAAGCACAAAAGTGTCAAAATAATTTCCTTTGGTATCATGGCTGCAGCAGCAGTGGCAATTTATATTGCGCCGGATTTCAATTCTGGCTGGCTGCTTGCTTCCAAATCATACGGGGATCTCGGGATGCCGGAGTTCGGCGTGTTTGCCCGATTACTCGTTTATGCTACAGCAGGGATAATGACGGTCAGTGTGCTTGCATGGATTCCAAAAACAAATACAAGGCTGACACATCTTGGGGCAAGAACATTATATGTCTATCTTTTACACGGATTTTTCATTCAGTTTTTTCGCCAGGCGAATTGGTTTGAGGTAAATAATTTATTAGATTTAGTTGGGCTGGCCGTGATTTCCGGAGCGATAGTACTTGTTTTATCATGCAAACCGATTCAGGGAATCTGGCAGCCGTTTATTGAAGGAAAAGCATCCATTATCAAAAATACGTTTAGACACCGGGACAATGAGAAACATCAACATCACGCTTAA
- a CDS encoding phospho-sugar mutase gives MGNWESVYEKWSSFEKLDPSLKQELENMKGNNEALEDAFYKELSFGTGGLRGVLGAGTNRMNSYTVRKAVDGLANYLKKNRVNVYDRGVVISYDSRYMSKELALETAKVLGAYGIKSYIFETLHPTPLLSFAVRNLGTVAGVMITASHNPPEYNGFKVYNEDGGQIIPDEANEIIAAIQEVDDELTVPVMDKEQLEEKELLTWIGDEIDNAYLEQLGQISRLSETERKQDKDLQIVFTPLHGTAYDLVMKGLQQINFNHVDVVKKQAEPDPEFSTVASPNPEEHQAFELAIEQGKKTDADILIGTDPDADRLGVAVKDDSGEYSVLTGNQLGSLLLDYILSHSSEAVLENGRMLKTIVTSELGRKVADYYGVKTINTLTGFKYIGEKIRQFDATGETFVFGYEESYGYLISSFARDKDAVQAAVLAAEMAYFWKKQGKTLNDALDTLYEKHGYYLEGLDSLTLKRKEGSEKIAAIMERIRKEPFKEIAGIRVKQIEDYLSSERTVTDSGNAEKIELPKENVVKYILEKDSWVCLRPSGTEPKIKCYFGVCGSSKQESEERLATLKTYMEDVMKQV, from the coding sequence ATGGGTAACTGGGAATCAGTGTATGAAAAATGGAGTTCTTTTGAAAAACTTGATCCATCATTAAAGCAGGAACTTGAGAATATGAAAGGAAATAATGAAGCGTTGGAGGACGCTTTTTATAAAGAGCTGTCTTTTGGTACAGGTGGTCTGCGCGGGGTACTTGGCGCGGGAACCAACCGGATGAATAGTTACACCGTTCGCAAAGCGGTGGATGGACTTGCCAATTATTTGAAAAAAAATCGTGTTAATGTGTATGACCGCGGTGTAGTCATTTCTTACGATTCGAGGTATATGTCAAAAGAATTGGCGCTGGAAACAGCTAAAGTACTTGGCGCATATGGTATTAAGTCGTATATATTTGAAACATTGCACCCAACACCACTTTTGTCATTTGCTGTTCGCAATCTTGGAACGGTTGCAGGTGTCATGATTACTGCAAGTCATAATCCGCCTGAATACAATGGGTTCAAAGTCTATAATGAAGACGGAGGACAGATTATTCCGGATGAAGCAAATGAAATTATTGCTGCCATTCAGGAGGTGGATGATGAACTGACCGTACCAGTTATGGACAAAGAACAATTGGAAGAAAAAGAACTGCTCACATGGATTGGCGATGAAATTGATAATGCCTACCTGGAGCAGCTTGGGCAAATTTCAAGACTTAGTGAGACGGAGCGTAAGCAGGACAAAGATTTACAAATAGTTTTCACACCCCTGCACGGGACCGCCTATGATTTAGTGATGAAGGGATTACAGCAAATAAATTTTAATCATGTTGACGTGGTAAAAAAACAGGCTGAACCGGATCCGGAATTTTCAACTGTCGCATCACCAAACCCTGAAGAACATCAGGCATTTGAATTGGCAATTGAACAAGGCAAAAAAACGGATGCCGATATTTTAATCGGTACCGACCCTGATGCGGATCGTCTAGGCGTTGCCGTCAAAGACGATTCCGGAGAGTATTCTGTTTTAACCGGTAACCAGCTGGGCTCGCTGTTACTGGACTATATTCTCTCGCATAGCAGTGAAGCGGTGCTTGAGAACGGCCGCATGCTGAAAACAATCGTTACATCAGAGCTCGGCCGTAAAGTTGCTGATTATTATGGCGTAAAAACAATTAACACGTTAACAGGATTTAAATACATTGGTGAAAAAATTCGTCAATTTGATGCAACAGGCGAAACATTTGTTTTTGGATATGAGGAAAGCTACGGCTACCTGATAAGCAGTTTTGCCAGGGATAAAGACGCTGTTCAGGCAGCGGTGCTTGCAGCAGAAATGGCTTATTTCTGGAAAAAACAAGGCAAAACACTAAATGATGCATTGGATACGTTGTATGAAAAGCACGGATATTATTTGGAAGGATTGGATTCATTAACCTTAAAAAGAAAAGAAGGATCCGAAAAAATCGCTGCAATCATGGAGCGTATTCGAAAAGAGCCATTTAAAGAAATAGCAGGAATCCGGGTCAAGCAAATAGAAGACTATTTATCAAGTGAGCGTACTGTGACGGACAGCGGCAATGCTGAAAAAATCGAATTGCCAAAAGAAAATGTGGTTAAATATATTTTGGAAAAAGACAGTTGGGTTTGCCTGCGTCCATCCGGCACCGAACCAAAGATAAAATGTTATTTTGGTGTCTGTGGTTCAAGTAAACAGGAAAGTGAAGAGCGGCTGGCAACACTAAAGACGTATATGGAAGACGTGATGAAACAAGTTTAG
- a CDS encoding L-cystine transporter: MDIAYIVVNIAVLAAIIGLLIYMQMKHFSFSKRVFTGLGLGIVLGAVLQAIYGTGSDVLSQTTEWYNIVGRGYISLLMMIVVPLVMVSIIQSIINLEKGSDLGKMSAWIIGILVGTAMIAALVGIGSAALFDLNADQIEAGTAENERGAMLESTLGDVEDMSTPQKILSFIPSNIFLDMTQQRSTSVIAVVIFSIIVGIAVLGLRRKNPEQAEMFTKIVNSLYAVVMRIVTLVLRLTPFGILALMANTVASTDVAGIIELGKFVIASYAALFVMFIIHLVLVGVFGLNPMTYLKKVLPVLSFAFTSRSSAGTIPLNIQAQRNSLGVDQGIANMSASFGATIGQNGCAGIYPAMLAVMIAPSVGIDPLTPGFIIQLVLIIGISSFGVAGVGGGATFAALIVLSSMGLPVALAGLLISIEALIDMGRTALNVNDAMLSGTLTSRILKKLNLKTYNDKNAIEQEMSI; encoded by the coding sequence ATGGATATTGCATATATTGTAGTGAATATCGCGGTGCTGGCAGCAATTATTGGACTTCTTATTTACATGCAAATGAAACATTTTTCATTCAGTAAGCGCGTATTCACTGGTTTGGGACTTGGTATAGTCCTGGGAGCTGTTCTGCAGGCGATCTACGGTACAGGTTCTGACGTCTTATCACAAACGACAGAATGGTATAATATCGTGGGTCGAGGATACATCAGCCTGTTAATGATGATTGTTGTGCCGCTTGTCATGGTTTCCATTATTCAGTCAATCATTAACCTGGAAAAAGGGTCGGACCTAGGTAAAATGTCCGCATGGATAATTGGTATTTTAGTAGGAACAGCAATGATCGCAGCACTTGTCGGGATAGGAAGTGCCGCACTGTTTGATCTGAACGCTGATCAAATCGAAGCAGGAACAGCAGAGAATGAACGAGGAGCAATGCTGGAATCAACACTAGGTGACGTTGAAGATATGTCAACGCCTCAGAAGATTCTCAGCTTTATTCCATCAAATATCTTTCTGGATATGACACAGCAGCGATCCACATCTGTAATCGCAGTTGTTATTTTCTCAATTATTGTCGGTATTGCCGTACTTGGATTGAGGAGAAAAAATCCGGAACAGGCCGAAATGTTTACGAAAATAGTTAATTCGCTTTATGCAGTAGTCATGCGAATCGTGACATTGGTTCTTCGCTTAACACCATTTGGTATTCTCGCATTAATGGCTAATACTGTAGCCAGCACTGATGTTGCTGGAATAATCGAGCTTGGCAAATTCGTTATCGCTTCATATGCAGCATTGTTTGTCATGTTCATTATCCACCTTGTGCTTGTCGGTGTGTTCGGTTTGAACCCAATGACATACTTGAAAAAAGTGTTGCCAGTATTGAGTTTTGCGTTCACATCACGCTCAAGTGCCGGAACCATTCCATTGAATATCCAGGCACAACGAAATTCACTTGGTGTTGATCAGGGGATTGCGAATATGTCAGCATCATTCGGCGCAACCATCGGGCAAAACGGATGTGCCGGAATTTATCCTGCGATGCTTGCTGTTATGATCGCGCCGTCTGTTGGAATTGATCCGCTAACACCAGGATTCATCATCCAACTGGTACTGATTATCGGTATTAGCTCATTTGGTGTAGCAGGTGTCGGTGGTGGTGCAACATTTGCAGCATTGATTGTCCTCTCATCAATGGGACTTCCAGTTGCACTTGCAGGGCTGTTGATTTCTATTGAGGCGCTAATCGACATGGGCCGTACTGCATTGAACGTTAATGATGCAATGCTATCAGGTACCCTGACATCACGCATTCTGAAAAAATTAAATCTGAAAACGTATAACGATAAAAATGCTATTGAACAGGAAATGTCTATATAA
- a CDS encoding sugar nucleotide-binding protein, which produces MKVCVFGASGYAGASVYQLLKETPDVNVVGTYLQDPAMFDDLYKLDINQPESFSDFYKREQPDVVVWSVMSGPNEHELTDQGLMHLMTFLTPQTKLVYMSTDFVFTEGKGPYSEEDTMSKLPDDHLYSNYANAKVKAEHFITKKLTNYVILRAGPIYGENKIGRLDDRTDKLAYHLRSGKSIAFRDDLIRTFVHVNDLANVIIELVQNDVTGTYHAGPERYMSFYEFMRETAEQLGYDMNLVDKESVQETADWEVPKNTSLKTKKITEITKQNFR; this is translated from the coding sequence ATGAAAGTATGTGTATTTGGAGCAAGTGGATATGCAGGCGCATCCGTATATCAGTTGCTGAAGGAAACACCGGACGTCAATGTTGTCGGCACATATTTGCAAGATCCAGCCATGTTTGATGACCTGTATAAGCTGGACATTAATCAGCCGGAGTCCTTTTCGGATTTTTATAAACGGGAACAGCCGGATGTTGTCGTGTGGTCGGTGATGAGCGGCCCGAATGAACATGAGCTTACTGACCAGGGTCTCATGCATCTGATGACTTTTTTAACACCGCAGACAAAATTGGTTTATATGTCAACTGACTTTGTCTTTACAGAAGGCAAGGGGCCATACAGTGAAGAGGACACGATGTCAAAACTCCCCGATGATCATTTGTACAGTAATTATGCGAATGCAAAAGTTAAAGCGGAGCATTTCATAACAAAAAAACTTACAAATTATGTGATATTGCGGGCAGGACCTATCTATGGCGAAAATAAAATCGGAAGACTGGATGATCGCACCGATAAATTAGCTTATCATTTACGTTCGGGGAAATCGATAGCGTTTCGCGATGATCTGATCAGGACGTTCGTACATGTGAACGATCTCGCAAATGTAATTATAGAGTTGGTTCAAAATGACGTAACAGGTACGTATCACGCAGGACCTGAAAGATACATGAGCTTTTACGAATTTATGCGTGAAACGGCAGAACAGCTTGGCTATGATATGAATCTTGTAGATAAAGAATCGGTGCAGGAGACAGCAGATTGGGAAGTACCCAAAAATACTTCATTAAAAACGAAAAAAATTACAGAAATAACGAAACAAAATTTCCGTTAA
- a CDS encoding GNAT family N-acetyltransferase: protein MNIRFEQSITKYKNKVEDILLEKEACNNLMLGILGRIEHDPEAYVNGYYLGIAEVDGKAVYAFMQTPPNNWILADIEHTKNDVIHHITDFLYTNDVEVPGVMGPTEQAGTFKDAWERLNNCSSTIHVKQLIYRLDDVKPISKGEGRLTAATSNDHQLVKKWLIQFGVEANEQISDKKADQVAESFINNGSLHLWMVNDQPVSMVNQSRKTKNGATINAVFTPDEHKRNGYATASVAALSEKLLGEGFQFCSLYTDLANPTSNNIYKKIGYDEVGRSIVYKF, encoded by the coding sequence ATGAATATCCGTTTTGAGCAATCAATTACCAAATACAAAAACAAGGTAGAGGATATACTGCTGGAGAAGGAAGCATGCAATAATCTGATGCTGGGAATTCTGGGCCGCATTGAACATGATCCGGAAGCATATGTAAACGGATATTATCTTGGAATTGCCGAAGTGGACGGTAAAGCCGTATATGCATTCATGCAAACCCCGCCAAACAACTGGATTCTCGCTGATATTGAACATACGAAAAACGATGTGATTCACCATATCACTGATTTTCTCTATACAAACGATGTGGAAGTTCCGGGTGTTATGGGACCAACTGAACAGGCCGGAACTTTTAAAGATGCATGGGAGCGGCTGAATAACTGCAGTTCAACCATTCATGTGAAACAATTAATCTATCGGTTGGATGACGTTAAACCAATTTCAAAAGGTGAAGGGCGGTTGACTGCAGCCACCAGCAACGATCATCAGCTTGTTAAAAAATGGCTCATACAGTTCGGTGTTGAAGCAAACGAGCAAATTTCGGATAAAAAAGCTGACCAGGTAGCTGAGTCATTTATAAATAACGGATCTCTGCATTTATGGATGGTAAACGATCAGCCGGTCTCCATGGTTAACCAGTCACGGAAAACAAAGAATGGAGCAACCATAAACGCTGTTTTCACACCTGATGAACACAAGCGGAACGGCTACGCAACAGCCTCCGTTGCAGCATTGTCGGAAAAGCTTCTTGGGGAAGGATTTCAATTCTGCAGTTTATATACAGACCTTGCAAACCCTACATCCAATAACATTTATAAAAAAATCGGGTACGATGAAGTCGGCCGGTCGATTGTGTATAAATTCTGA
- a CDS encoding AI-2E family transporter produces the protein MIVVLEKRWFQTLALFIMVFLLIWLISVTNFIFDPIFKYVGAVALPFIGAGILFYLTKPVMHLLEKYKINRIFSILIVFLLLILIGYLFISYIIPIAERQFSNLIKNIPSMVSGAQDLISYWQANQNVIPPEVNKTINDITSNLQSYIESALTFIFGFVGELIGFIFSIVLIPFFLFFMLKDGDKFVPFVTQIFNKKKADNIRSLLHKIDEALTSYIQGQLIVSLCIGVLLYIGYTIINLDYALTLALFGVIMCVIPFLGPYLAVAPAIIVGFFQDPLMAVWVAIVMIVAQQIEGNLVSPNVMGRALQLHPLTVITIILAAGSIAGLLGMLFAVPFYAVVKTIIVHFYKTYQESKSDEEDALI, from the coding sequence GTGATCGTAGTGCTTGAGAAGCGTTGGTTTCAAACATTAGCCCTGTTTATTATGGTATTTCTGCTAATCTGGCTGATATCGGTGACTAATTTTATATTTGACCCTATATTTAAATACGTGGGTGCAGTTGCATTACCCTTTATCGGGGCTGGCATTCTTTTTTATTTAACCAAGCCGGTCATGCACCTGTTGGAAAAATATAAAATTAATCGTATCTTTTCGATTCTTATTGTATTTTTGCTGCTGATTTTAATTGGATATTTGTTTATTTCCTATATTATACCAATTGCGGAAAGACAATTCTCAAATCTTATTAAAAATATACCAAGTATGGTCTCAGGTGCTCAGGATCTTATATCCTACTGGCAGGCAAATCAAAATGTAATCCCTCCGGAAGTTAATAAGACTATAAATGACATTACATCAAATCTGCAATCGTATATCGAATCTGCCTTAACGTTTATCTTCGGTTTCGTAGGCGAGCTGATTGGATTTATTTTTTCAATCGTGCTCATTCCGTTTTTCCTATTTTTCATGTTAAAGGACGGAGACAAATTTGTTCCGTTTGTCACACAGATTTTTAATAAAAAGAAAGCCGATAATATTCGTTCACTGTTGCATAAAATCGACGAAGCACTGACTTCCTATATTCAGGGTCAGCTGATTGTCAGCTTATGCATTGGCGTACTGCTGTACATTGGTTATACGATCATTAATCTGGATTACGCTTTAACGCTGGCATTATTTGGCGTGATTATGTGTGTTATTCCATTTCTCGGGCCGTATCTTGCTGTTGCACCAGCCATCATTGTTGGTTTTTTCCAGGATCCGCTGATGGCTGTGTGGGTCGCCATCGTAATGATTGTTGCACAGCAAATTGAAGGAAATCTTGTTTCACCAAATGTAATGGGCAGAGCATTACAACTTCACCCACTTACCGTTATTACGATAATCCTGGCTGCCGGGAGCATAGCCGGATTACTGGGAATGCTTTTCGCCGTACCGTTTTACGCAGTCGTGAAAACAATTATCGTACACTTTTATAAAACATATCAGGAATCGAAGTCGGACGAGGAAGATGCGTTGATCTAA